In the genome of Lichenicola cladoniae, the window CCTGAGCACCACGCTGGTGCGCAACGCGTCGATGGCGCGGCTGTTCGCCGCCGCGGCTTGGGTAGTCGCGGCGCTGAACATTGCGGGCCTGATTGCGCCGACCGGGCGTCTCCTGGGCGAGATGGCGTTCCCGATCGGCACACTGCATCTCAGCGTGCTTCTGCTACTCAAGGGTGCGGCGCTGTTGGTGGCGCTGATCTGGCTGGCAAACCTGATCTCGACCCTGGTCGAGCACCGGCTGAACAATGCGCGGGACATTACCCCGGCAATGCAGGTGCTGGCCTCGAAGCTGCTGCGGGCTGGGCTGTTGACCCTCGCGGTGGTGGCGGCCCTCGGCGCCGTCGGCATCGATCTGACCGCGTTCGCCGTGTTCTCCGGCGCAATCGGCGTTGGGCTCGGCTTCGGCCTGCAGAAGGTGGTGTCGAACTTGGTCAGCGGCGTGATCCTGCTGCTGGACCGGTCGATCAAGCCGGGCGACGTGATCCAGCTTGATGACACCTATGGCTGGATCACCCGGCTGAACGCGCGCTTCGTCTCGGTCGTAACCCGGGACGGCACCGAGCATTTGATTCCTAACGAGGACCTGATCACCCAGCGGGTGGTGAATTGGACCTATTCCAACGACCTGGTGCGGCTGAAAGTGGCATTCGGTATCTCCTACAGCGCCGACGTACATCTCGCGCGCCGCTTGGCAACTGAGGCGCTAAGCAAGGTCGAGCGCGTGCTCGAAGCGCCTGCGCCGATCTGTTTGCTTGTCGGCCTGGGGGACAGTTCGGTGGATCTGGAGCTGCGCTTCTGGATCGCCGACCCACGCGCTGGAACGGCGAACGTACGCAGCGACGTGCTGCTTGAGGTATGGGATGCGTTCCACGCCGCTAACATCGAGTTCCCGTTCCCGCAGCGCGACCTGAACGTACGAGACCCGGAAGCGCTGGCTAAGGCATTCGCCCAGGCATCTGCGGCGGCATTAGCAAAAGCATCTCTCTAGTCATTGTCACGTTAACTGTTGGAGTTTGGACTGGCCCGCGTTCTCGTCCACCCGCACGCAAGGCCTGCCGCGTGGCCCACACTGGGTGATCTTCGCCAGCATGCCGGCCTTCTCCCATCCATCCTTGTTTGCCGTGAGCTCGGCGATCTGCGCCTCGAGCACAGCCTTCTGGTCCTGCGCCTGGCCGATCGCGCCAGCGTCCCACCACAGCACGGCGCTGCTTGCTAGCCACCACATCATCCCCAACGCGGCGATGGCGGCGACACCCCAGCCCAGCAGCCGCCAGCTCGCCCACAGCACCACCCGCCGAAGCGTTGCCTCCGCCTGGTCGGCTATGGTCCCGACCTGGTCCAGCCGTCCCAGCAGCGGCCCGGTCGCAGCCTTGAGCGCTGACGCTCCGGTCTCGGCCGCCACGAACATGCTCTCCGCCACTCCACCCTGCACCGCCGTGCGGATAGTGCGGCTGAGCCCATTCACGTCCTGACCGAGCTGCTCCCGCTCAGCCTTCAGCGCCGCTCGCTCCACGGCCAGCCCTTCAAGCGCTACCTGCACCGCTGCCTGGTGCCGCTCGACGATCTCGATCAGCCCGTACAGCCGATCCTCCGCTTCATCGCTCATCTGTTCTGTAAGCCCTCGCGCCAGTGAGGGATCTGTTGGCCGCTCGGTGGCTGACGTAGCGTCGCAAGCCGTGGCACTGGGAGGATATCGGGATGAACTGCGTGTGCTGTGTCAGTGGCGCCTGCATTCTCCTCAGATTGGGCGTTTGAATATTCCCCACTTTAGTGTGGCGGCTGGTTCCTGAGACTGGCTGCTGTGGGGCAGCGCCCGGCGGTAGGCCACCATTCCCTCGATGGTTCGAGGGAGAACGATGGTGGTCAGGCTTGGGGAGCTCGTCATGATCCTGGATCTGCATCGGCAAGGGTTGAGCGTGTCGGCCATCGCGCGTCGCGTCGGTATCGATCGAAAGACCGTGCGCAAATATATCGAGCGCGGTCTTGAGCCGCCGATCTACCAGGCGCGACAGCCACGACCCGCCAAGGTGGCTCCGTTCCATTCCTACCTGCGTGAGCGTGTGGCGGCCTATCCTGACCTGACCGGCAGCCGCCTCCATCGTGAGATCCGCGATCTTGGCTATGCCGGGGGCTACACGGCGGTAAAGGATTTCCTGCGCGGCGTCCGGCCGACCACACCAGCTGGTTTCGAGGTGCGCTTCGAGACGCCACCAGGTCGCCAGGCGCAGGTCGACTTCGCCCATTTTCGCACCGTGTTCACCGACGAGCCAAGTGTCGAGCGGGTCGTGTGGCTCTTCTCGCTCGTGCTAGGCCACAGCCGGATGCTGTGGGGACGGTTCGTGCCGCATCAGGATCTGCAGACCTTGCTGCGTTGCCATGCCGCGGCTTTCGAGGCGTTGCACGGTGCGCCGACCGAGATCCTCTACGACCGCATGCGCACAGTGTTCAGTCGTGAGGATCCCGAGGCTGGCCACATCGTCTACAACCGGACTGTCGTCGAGTTCGCCCGGCACTACGGCTACCTGCCCAAAGCCTGCCAGGCCTATCGGGCCAAAACCAAGGGTAAGGTGGAGCGGCCGTTCCGCTACATCCGCGAGGATTTCTTCCTCAGTCGCAGCTTTCGCAACCTTGGCGACCTCAACGACCAGTTCCGCCAGTGGCTTGATCAGGTTGCCAACGCCCGCATCCACGCCACCACGCAGCGCGTGGTCAGCGAGCATTTCGCCGAGGAGCGCCCACGCCTGCAGCCGCTTCCGGCCGGACCGTTCCAGGCCGTGCTGCGCCTGGAGTGGCGCATTACCCGCGACGGCATGGTCTCCGTCGACGGCAATCTCTACAGCGTGCCCGATACCACCCATCGCCGGCCGGTCGAGGTGCACAGCACCGCCAGCGAAGTGCGCATTCTCGAGGAGGGGCACGTCGTCGCTACCCATCCCGTGCTGGAGGGACGCGGCCAGCGCCGTATCATCGCCGGGCACCGGAGCGCACCACCTCCGCCCAACAGTCAGACACCTCGCAATGGTCCATTACCCGGCCGATCCGGTGACGTCGTCGCACTCCGACCCCTGACGTTCTATGATGCCGTCGGCAAGCGGCTCGCCGCGGACGGAGCGGCCGCGTGAGACCGGCAGCTCAGCTCGAGGCGCCCATCGAGCGGATCCGGCATAATCTTGTCGGCCTGCGCATGCCGCGCGCCCTGGAGACACTCGATGACGTCATCCAGCAGCTCGAGCGCGGACAGATCAGTGCCATCGAGGCAATCGACATGCTGCTCGCCGAGGAGATCACCTTGCGCGAAAGCCGCCGGATCAAGGCGGCCCTGCAGATGGCCAGGCTGGCCACCATCAAGACCCTGACCGGCTTTGACTTCTCGTTTCAGCCCTCACTGGACCGTAACCGCATCATGGCCCTGGCCGGGCTCGATTTCATAAACCGCCACGAGGTCGTTCATTTCATCGGACAGTCCGGAACCGGCAAAAGTCATCTCGCCGCAGCTCTTGGTGTGGAGGCGATCCGTGCCGGTCGCAGTGTTTACTTCTCGCCCCTTGCTGACATCATCGAGAGCCTGACAAAAGCTGATCGGGAGGGACGTCTGCGCGAGCGCATTCGCTATCTTTGCCGGTCGCAGCTGCTCATCATCGATGAAATCGGGTACCTCACCGTCGGCGCCGCCGCCGGAAACTTATTCTTCCAACTGGTCAACGCCCGATATGAACGTGGCGCCATGATCCTAACCAGCAACCGCGGATTCTCCGAATGGGCTGAAGTCTTCGGCGATCCCGTCGTCGCCACAGCCCTTCTGGATCGCCTCCTGCACCACGCCGTCGTCGTGCATATCGAGGGCGCAAGCTATCGCCTACGTCAGCATGCTGACCTCTTTCCGGAAGCCCTGCGCCCGAAGCCAAATGCAGTGCCGGCTGCCAACACGCCTCGTCGACGCGGACGACCTCCCAAAAACCATGACGCCAATACCCAATAAACAGATGCCGTAACGAAGTAGGGAATTTTACTCCGCCACTTCTGCGGAGGGTTCAACCGCCGTTGACATGCTGTGGGTCTGCGGCAGTGACGGACCGGCCTGAAGTCACGGCTCGCGGCTACCCGCGGTTCCGATGCCGAACCTGCGGGCGGCAGTCCAACGAGCGCAGCGGTGGCGTCCTCAACTGGACCTGCCTGTCCAGCGACATCATCGCCTTCGTATTCTGCCGGCTGCGGTATCGGCTGACGCTGCGCGACCTGAGCGAGATCATGGCGCTGCGTGGGATCGAGGTGAGCTACGAAGCCGTTCGCGACTGGGAGGCTAAGCTGCTTCCTGTGATGGGCGACGAGCTCCGTAAGCGGCGCCGCAACAGGGGACGGCAATCCGGCGCGAGCTGGTTGGTCGACGAGATCTACCTGAAGGTCCGCGGCCAGTGGTGCTACCTCTACCGGGCGGTCGACTAGGACGGGAACCTGATCGACGCGATGCTCAGCGAGCACCGCGACATGAGGGCCGCCAAAGCCTTCTTCCGCTCGGCGCGCGCGGTCACGGGCTTCCAGCCTGACCGGGTGACGACGGACCGCCACGGCTCCTACCCGAGGGCGATCCGCACCGTGGTGGGCGAGGCGGTCCGCCATCGCACCAACGCCTACCTGAACAACCGCCTCGAGCAAGACCATCGCGGCATCGAGGGCAGGATCCGATGTATGCGCGGCTTCAAGAGCCACGATGCCGCCCACCGCTTCTGCCGAGAGCACGGCGAACTCCGCAACCTCCTTCGCCCTCGTCGCCGTCACAACCAAATCGTCTCCGCCTCGCTCCGACGCTTCCGCTTCGCAAAGGGCGCTAAACTTGCGCTCGGGATCAAGCAGAACGCGTGACACCGCAGGCTGTTATGAAGAAAGCTTGGGACGCTGGCGCGAGTGCTGACAGAACCAACTGGCGATCGGGGTCATCGCCAAGCCTGAAGTGTAGCGGTCACCAAAGCTGGCGACGCCTGGGCATCGATCCTCACTTGGGCTCCGTTGACCAGGTCCATGGTAATTGCTGTCGTGTCAGCCGCGGACGCGATGGGTGCTAGCTCGGACAGCAGGACTGCCGGAGCATAGGACATACCCGTCTCAGCCGTGGCGTGTCGTCGCCACTTGTAGATCAGGCTTGTCGAGACTTCGAACTGACGAGAAACATCTGCCACAACAGCGCCGGGCAGGTTCTCGATATGATGCACTCTAATCACCCTATTCTATTTTCTCTGAGCCACTTTCCGTAGCTCAGCTTTTAGCTTTTCGGGCTCGTGGTTTGATTGTCCAGATGGGTTCCCCGAAAAATCTTTTTGCGTGTGACCTTTGAATAGTTGCCCCATCCCCATGCCGCGCTTGTCAAGCAACCGGTACGCGAGCAACTCCTATTTGATCACATATAATCTCAGTTGAGGAAAGAGGTGTCCTAAAGGACACACATTCTCACTCTGAACTAATGCTGAATCGTCGGTTCTACCGACCCTACGCGGGCGACGCCGCAGCCCGGGTGCCAAAAAAGAACGAACCGGGAAGATTCCTGCATTAACCCGCTGTCCGGCGCTTCCTTTGTGTTTCTGGGTGTGATTGTCTCTCAGTTGTAACATGCTGAGCGCCGGACAAAGCTGTGCGGAATAATGAAATCCCACCATCTAGAACTGATGCTAATGGCTGCGGGCGGCCGTTCTTTGCCCGCAGTAGAGTCGCACTACGAAATGCACCGACGTCGGTTTGTAATCAGGCCGCTTTACTCGCAGACGTTGTGTCTGCCTCTGGCGGCCCGCTGTTGAAGGCATTCCGCATCGATCACGTTCTCGGTATAGCGGTGAGCAATCACCGACTGAGGACCCTGTGCCGACTCTCGCCCACCTCAAGGAAAGTGATATCCGAACCGGCCTCAAGAAGGGCGGAAGCATTCGCGGATGCTTTGTCGTCGTCCGCGTCATGCCTAACGCCTATGAGTTCTTGCCGTATATCCGTCCGAGCTGGCAGAGGGCTCATCTGCCTTTGTACACCTGGCGGGGGAAAGGGATTAGGACTTACCGAGATATCGGGAGGTTCATTAACCTTATCCGAGACGAGTTCGGATTTGTCGGGTCGATACACATTCATTTTCCAAGAACGCCTGAACTGGCGCGCTTTAAATTTCTTCTTCCAGAGGACGCTCCACCAGAGGGCACCATCCCGTCGCCGGGTGCCGTCGAGGACTAGCATCCTCGCTCTTGCGAGCACTTTTCTACTCCCCGTCGCCGCGCATGCGGCCTCGCTGCCCCTGCAGGCCTTCTCCCAGCTCGCCACGAGCTGCGCGCCGCATGTCGCGGTCGAGACGCTCGCTGCTGTTGCTCGCACTGAGAGTGGCTTCGATGCGCTGACGCTGCACGACAACAGCACCGGCCGCAGCTACCACCCGACCAGCCGCGACGATGCCATTGCACTTGGCGTCGAGCTGGCAACGGTAGATCGGCATTCGGTTGATTTCGGTCTTATGCAAATCAATGGCGCCAACCTACCACGCTTGGGCTTGTCGATTTCGAATGCGTTCAACCCGTGCCGCAATCTCGCGGCAGCGGATCGGCTGCTGGTGCAGAGCTACACAGCTCCGATAGCCGGCCAGGACACCCAGCCGGCGATCCAGCACGCATTGTCTCGCTACAACACGGGGGATCCGGCGCGCGGTTTGGCAAATGGCTACGTCAGCCGCGTCCAGAAATCGGCTGAGCTGGTAGTGCCGGCACTGCGTGTGCAGGGCGACACGGCGCCAAACCAGCCCGCGACGGTCAGCACTGACGCGCCCGTGCTGGCACAACCGCTGCCGCCCCCGCCGCCAAACTGGGACGTATATGCACGTGCCAAGACTGGCCACGGCCAAGTGCTCGGTGCGTCGTCTGTTCCGGTCAATCCCGTTTCTGTTGCTGCTGCGCCGCCTGCTCCTGCCGGGCCGATGGCTGCGCAACATCCGAACATCGAGGCGATGAACAATGTGCGCTGACCGCGCCGCCGCCTCCACCCGATCGACGGGGAGGGCTGGCCGCCCCGTCGCTGCGTCTCGAACTTG includes:
- a CDS encoding transposase → MIRVHHIENLPGAVVADVSRQFEVSTSLIYKWRRHATAETGMSYAPAVLLSELAPIASAADTTAITMDLVNGAQVRIDAQASPALVTATLQAWR
- a CDS encoding lytic transglycosylase domain-containing protein; translated protein: MPSRTSILALASTFLLPVAAHAASLPLQAFSQLATSCAPHVAVETLAAVARTESGFDALTLHDNSTGRSYHPTSRDDAIALGVELATVDRHSVDFGLMQINGANLPRLGLSISNAFNPCRNLAAADRLLVQSYTAPIAGQDTQPAIQHALSRYNTGDPARGLANGYVSRVQKSAELVVPALRVQGDTAPNQPATVSTDAPVLAQPLPPPPPNWDVYARAKTGHGQVLGASSVPVNPVSVAAAPPAPAGPMAAQHPNIEAMNNVR
- a CDS encoding mechanosensitive ion channel family protein, with protein sequence MNSAFILHHLDLLTAETLPWLRSYVLAWDVLLQTVVALLGAAMVRLAAPRMAGTTTQLTARMGVLSLRPMVDALGRALPWMLFLLLLWFAQLVLANLGMPTHLLRLVSSLVMAWIVIRLSTTLVRNASMARLFAAAAWVVAALNIAGLIAPTGRLLGEMAFPIGTLHLSVLLLLKGAALLVALIWLANLISTLVEHRLNNARDITPAMQVLASKLLRAGLLTLAVVAALGAVGIDLTAFAVFSGAIGVGLGFGLQKVVSNLVSGVILLLDRSIKPGDVIQLDDTYGWITRLNARFVSVVTRDGTEHLIPNEDLITQRVVNWTYSNDLVRLKVAFGISYSADVHLARRLATEALSKVERVLEAPAPICLLVGLGDSSVDLELRFWIADPRAGTANVRSDVLLEVWDAFHAANIEFPFPQRDLNVRDPEALAKAFAQASAAALAKASL
- the istB gene encoding IS21-like element helper ATPase IstB, encoding MPRALETLDDVIQQLERGQISAIEAIDMLLAEEITLRESRRIKAALQMARLATIKTLTGFDFSFQPSLDRNRIMALAGLDFINRHEVVHFIGQSGTGKSHLAAALGVEAIRAGRSVYFSPLADIIESLTKADREGRLRERIRYLCRSQLLIIDEIGYLTVGAAAGNLFFQLVNARYERGAMILTSNRGFSEWAEVFGDPVVATALLDRLLHHAVVVHIEGASYRLRQHADLFPEALRPKPNAVPAANTPRRRGRPPKNHDANTQ
- the istA gene encoding IS21 family transposase; its protein translation is MVRLGELVMILDLHRQGLSVSAIARRVGIDRKTVRKYIERGLEPPIYQARQPRPAKVAPFHSYLRERVAAYPDLTGSRLHREIRDLGYAGGYTAVKDFLRGVRPTTPAGFEVRFETPPGRQAQVDFAHFRTVFTDEPSVERVVWLFSLVLGHSRMLWGRFVPHQDLQTLLRCHAAAFEALHGAPTEILYDRMRTVFSREDPEAGHIVYNRTVVEFARHYGYLPKACQAYRAKTKGKVERPFRYIREDFFLSRSFRNLGDLNDQFRQWLDQVANARIHATTQRVVSEHFAEERPRLQPLPAGPFQAVLRLEWRITRDGMVSVDGNLYSVPDTTHRRPVEVHSTASEVRILEEGHVVATHPVLEGRGQRRIIAGHRSAPPPPNSQTPRNGPLPGRSGDVVALRPLTFYDAVGKRLAADGAAA